ACGGAATATGAACCAAGACGCGCTGCAAAGTTTCACCTGAAGCATTACAGCTGGATTTGTATCAACCCTAAGGAAGCGGAAGATCCAGAGTTTGCCCGGGAAGTCATCGCGTTGATTCCTGAGTTTCTGAAGAAAGACAATGTTCTCGGCGTTGGCGAAATCGGTTTGAATAAGAACAGCGTTAACGAAGTCAAAATTTTCGAAGAACAGGTTCAGCTCGCGGTGGATCACAATCAATTGATTCTGGTCCACACACCTCACCTTGAAGATAAATTCAAAGGAACCCGTCTCATTATTGATATGCTTCAACGCCATCCGGGTGTCGATCCCGGGCGTGTATTGATTGATCATGTTGAAGAGCATACCGTGAAGATGGTGTTGGACCTTGGCTTCTGGGCAGGCATCACACTTTACCCGGAATCGAAATGCACACCTCCCCGTGCAGTTGATATGCTGGAACAATACGGCTCAACAGATCGCATCTGGATGAACTCCGCCTGCGACTGGGGAGTTAGTGACCCTCTCGCTTTGCCTAAGGCTATTTTTGAACTAAGAAAGAGAGGATTTGACGATGACACCATCGACCGCTTCGTCTACCGTAATCCCGTTAACTTTCTCAAACAGTGCCCCAAGTTTAGACTCACTATTTAGAACAGGATGCGCCTCGCTCACGATTCACATCTGGCTTATTGCACCAACATCCACCGAGGCGAGGATTGGAAAGAAACCTTTGCAGGACTAGAGCGCTATACCCTTGAAGTGAGGCAGCAGGTTTGCCCTGCCGACTCACCTTACGCCATTGGCCTGCGCCTCAGTGCGAAAGCAGCAAAAGAGCTCAGCGATCCGACCACTCTACTCCAATTTCAGCGCTGGCTTGAAAAGCACAACTGCTACGTTTTTACAATCAACGGTTTTCCTTACGGAAGTTTTCATGACACGCGGGTAAAGGAGCAGGTTTACGCTCCGGATTGGCAGACAACCGAGCGTCTGCATTATACCAATCAGCTCTTTGAAATACTTGCTCAGCTATTACCATCCGGTGTCAGTGGCAGCGTTAGCACTGTACCGTGCTCTTTTAAAGATTTCATTGATAATAGCGCACAGGTCGATGCCATAAGGAAAAACCTCATCAGCTGTGTAGATCATATTGCCAAGCTCAGTGAGCGGCATGGCTGTGACCTACATCTCGGGCTCGAACCGGAACCACTTGGCTTCCTTGAGACAACTGAGGAAGCTCTGAACTTTTTTGAAACAATCCATCGGGCTGCACCTAACTCCGATTTGATCAGGCAACATCTGGGTATCAACTACGATACTTGTCACATGGCGATCCAGTATGAAGAGCCCAGAGTCAGCTTAAATCTTCTCAGAGCCCATGATATTCGCCTAAGCAAGCTGCACCTGAGTTCTGCCCTGAAAGTAAAACCGACCCCGACCGTTCAGACTCGCCTGGCCGATTTCATTGATACGGTTTACTTGCATCAAGTTGTCGCGAGATCCTCAGATGGCAACCTAACCCGCTATACAGACCTCGACCAAGCTCTTGACTCAGCTCGTGATCAGACAGAAGCCGATGAAGAGTGGCGCATACATTTTCATGTGCCTCTTCATACGAAACCTGATGGTGAATTACGAACCACCAAAGATCATTTACTCGGAGTACTTGATGCTTTGGCAGAGGACCCGTCCATGTGTTCACATTTGGAGTTTGAGACCTATACATGGGAAGTGCTGCCGGCAGCAATGAAAACGCCAAATGTAGTAAGCCAATTAACAGCAGAGTATGATTGGTGCTTAAATGCCCTGGCTGAACGCGGGTTGAATCAATACAGTATTCCGGAATGAACGTCTTTGAGGTTCATTTGCGACTGGCACGGGCGTCGAACCTGCCAACAGTTTGGTCTAATGTCCTTTGTGCGGCAATCCTGGTCGGCGTCACTGACCCTCAAACGCTAACGCTCCTCTTTATTGCAAGCAGCATGCTTTACACAGGGGGCATGTACTTGAATGACTGGTGTGATGCCGCCTTTGATTCCAAACATCGACCAGAGCGTCCCATCCCCTCAAACCAAATCTCCAGGAATGCAGTATTGGCATGCTCTGTTGGCTGGCTGGGCGGAGGCTTTCTTTTGGGGCTTCTTCTAAATCCCCAAGCAATCATATGGGCAGCCGCTCTTGTTGTTTTTATCGTGTGGTACGACATTAACCACAAACAAAACAGAATGAGCCCACTCATCATGGCCGCGTGCCGTGCCAGCCTCTATCCATGGACAGCCACGATATGTATTGGACACACCCCTGCCATCGTCTGGCTTTCTGCGGGGGCCATATTCTGCTATGTCGTTGGGCTCAGTTATGTCGCCCGTGGGATAAAGAGCTCAAAAGCCTTATTGATCGCATCACTCATTGCCCTCTCTGTACCCGTTATACTTTACCTCCCTGCACCCTTTATTCAGACAGATACCTGGATTTGGCTGACCATGGCCATTTTCATTCTCTGGACGATTTACAGTCTGCTTGGACTCTGGCGGAAGCCACCAAATATCGATTTTACGATCAGCGGCTTGCTTGCTGGCATAATATGGGTTGATTTACATTCAGTCGCAACAATGGGATCATTTGATCTCGTAATCGGATTTATCTTTCTCGCATTTTTCATCATGACGATTCTGATGCAAAGAAGAATACCTGCGACCTGAATATGATGAAAGCCCGACAGATCGAAAAACAACTCCTGGTGCCCTATCAGCACCGTGTCTATTTCACTCAGGACGTCTTCGAACCAGAGAACACTTTGCTGGCTTCGTTATTAACCGAATCAACAGAAGGGGAAGCAACGCGGGTCTATGTTGCAGTAGATGAGCAATTGAGAGAACACGACTCGGCTTTTCAAGACAAGGTCCACGCTTACTTCAATAACTTTCGAGAAAAGATCGATTGCTGCGGTTACTCAGAATATCCAGGTGGCGAAATTCTGAAAAATGACCTGCGATACCTGAAGGATCTTTACCATGAAATTGAGCAAGCAAAGCTCTGCCGGCACTCTTACCTGATCGGTATTGGCGGTGGCGCACTTCTCGACATGACAGGCTTTGCCGCTGCCACTGCACATCGCGGCATACGCCATCTACGTCTGCCCACGACTTCCCTAAGTCAAGGCGATGGCGGAGTCGGAGTTAAGAATGGCGTCAACTATCTGGGGAAAAAGAATTTCATCGGAACATTCATGCCTCCACATGCCGTCGTAAATGATCTTAACTTTCTAAAAACACTCTCAAATAATCAAATGCGAGACGGCTACATTGAAGCGGTCAAAGTTGCATTAATTCGAGACGGCGCGTTTTTTGACTTAATCGAAAGCCGGGCAGAGCTGCTGATAAATCGGGATCCCGATACCATATCCTGGATCATCGAAAAGTCAGCTCAACATCATGTCGACCATATTGCCCAAAGTGGCGACCCCTTCGAATTAAAATCCGCGCGACCATTAGACTTTGGGCACTGGGTGGCTCATAAGCTCGAAACCATGAGCGCCTTCAAAATAAGTCATGGCGAAGCCGTCGCTATCGGGATGGCAGTTGACGTGCTTTATTCACAAAAGATCGGGCATCTAGCCAAAAAGCAGGCCAGCCGCATCATTAACCTCATTGAACAACTCGGTTTCAAAACCTACAGTCCCGAGCTACTCACTGTATCAGAACAAGGGCGCAATCTGATACTTGAAGGCTTGGATGAATTCAGGGAACACCTTGGTGGCCAACTCACAATATCGCTTCTCAATGATATTGGTGACTCTTTTGAAACTCACGAAATGATTCCAAAGGTCATTCTCGAATGCATAGAAGGACTGAGAGATAGAAACGCATCGAGACCACATCCAGAATCATGAAGCGAAGTGCAATCATCAATGTTGTCGGCCTGACTCGTTCGTTGATCGGAGCACACACTCCTGCAATCAAAGGTTTTCTCGAAAAGCACTCCTGCCAGGTAATCAAACCTGCTTTTCCTGCAGTCACCTGCACCGCCCAGTCAACCTACTTAACAGGAAAGCAGCCAAATGAGCACGGCATCGTGGGTAATGCCTGGTATGACCGAGAATACGACGAACTACGCTTCTGGAAACAATCCAATCGTCTGGTACAACAACCTAAACTCTGGGAAGACATCCGTGAAGAGGTGCCTGAGTTCACCTGCGCCAAACTTTTCTGGTGGTACAATATGTATTCTTCCGCCGACTACTCCATCACCCCCCGCCCAATGTATCCGGCCGATGGACGAAAGGTATTTGACATCTACACACAACCCATGGGGCTACGGGAAAGTATCAAGCAGGATCTCGGCGAATTCCCCTTCCCCTATTTCTGGGGACCGATGGCAGGCATAGAGTCATCTGCATGGATTGCCAAATCTGCCCAATGGGTAGAGACCAAATACCAGCCGACCTTGAACCTGATTTATCTGCCTCATCTCGATTATAATCTGCAAAGGCTCGGACCAAACCATCCGGACATTGCGAAGGATTTAAAAGAAATAGATCGAGTCGTCGGCGAACTGCTTGATTTCTTCACTGCCCATGACATAGAGGTCACGCTCCTTTCAGAATATGGCATCACTGAAGTTGATCAGCCAATTCATCTCAACCGGGTGTTTCGTAAAAACGGCTGGATAACGATCAAAGACGAACTGGGGCTGGAGCAATTGGATTTCGGAGCAAGCAAGGTCTTTGCTCTCGCAGATCATCAGGTCGCGCACATCTACGTGAACGACAAATCAATCCTTTCCCAAGTCCGCCAGCAAATCGAACAAACCGATGGTGTCGATCAAGTATTGGACGCAGAGGCAAAGACGAAATATGGTATCGACCATTCTCGTGCCGGGGACCTCATCGCAATCGCAAAGCCACATGCATGGTTTACATACTATTACTGGGAAGACGACGCGCTTGCCCCTGATTTTGCGCGCTGTGTCGACATTCACCGCAAAGCAGGCTATGACCCAGTCGAACTTTTCATAGATCCAAAACTTAGCTTGCCAAAGCTGAAAGTAGCAAAGTTTCTCCTGAAGAAAAAACTGGGCTTTCGAGCACTCATGGATGTCATCCCTCTTGATGCATCTTTGGTTCGCGGTTCCCATGGCCGCATTCCTGAAAACGAAAATGACTGGCCTGTCTTAATCGGGCCTCAAGTCTCCGAGGGCAATCAACCAATCAATGCCACCAAGGTTTATTCAAAGCTGAAGGCAAGTATCCTCAGCTAGGCTGCCTGAGGCAGCGTAAAGATAAAGACACTGCCGCGGTCTTTCTCACTCACTACGGTCAGGTCGCCACCATGCGCCACTGCAATCGCTTTGCTGATCGCAAGGCCGAGCCCACTCCCCTTTGATTTTTTCTCACCTTTGCCACTGCGATAAAAGCGATCAAATATAAAAGGAATGCTCATATCATCAATCCCGCTTCCATTATCTCGAACGACAATGGCCTGAGTCGCATCACTCTGCTGCACCGAAACCTCTACTGCAGATCCGGTTGGAGTATGTTGAATCGCATTACTAACCAAATTGATAATAACCTGGCGAATCTTCGTCGCATCCCCAAGGGCTTTCAAAGGCTTGGTTTCCACACTGAGTTTGACTTCTCTCTGATCCGCAATAGGCCGTAATATTTCAACTGTTTCCGAAGTCAATTGATCCAGCGGGACAGATTTCATTTCAAGCGTAGCAGTGCCGGAATTGATCTCTGCAAGCTGCAAAAGCGATTCAATCAGACTCCTCATATGGCGAGCAGTCGTCTGACATGTTGTCATACTATCGACATAGTCTTCCAGACTACGCTCTTTCTCCAAAGCCCAGCTCAGCTCATTTAGAATAATGGTCAACGGTGTGCGAATCTCATGCGACGCATCGGCAGTGACCTGCATCTGGCGCTTCAAGGCACCTTCCAGCCGATCGAATGTTTCATTCAAAGTATCCCCCAACTGACCAAGCTCGTTGCTTTCATTACCCAAATCAATCCGCTCCGACAGATCACCATCTGCGATTACCCGCGCCGTCTTGCTCATTGCATGAATCGGACGCATCGCCCTGGTATTGAAATACCATCCGAGCAAAATCGAGCTGATGAAAGCGACAACGCCAACACCTATCAGCTGATTCCTGAATCCAGCAAGGGAAGCTTCAAAGGAAACGATTGAGCATCCAATAACAATAACATTTCCCTTGCGGTTACTATAAATCATTTCCCTTCGATCGCCAATCGTTCTGGCAAAGGGGCGAAGCTGGTCCCGATCCACCTTGGGGCGCTCGAATATGTCCGGCGCATTTGGAGTTTTCAGCAAAAGCCCTTCACTTCGGGACCAACATAGAGCATAAAAACCCTCATCCCTCAAGTGCTGCAATTCGCGTTCTGCTATCTGCTCATTCCCTTTCAATCGTCCACCATCTGAGGGAATTATTCGCCAATCGGCTGTCAGGTCATTGGCCTTGCTTCGACTGCCTGGTCTCGGAGGGACAAAATAATGCCCCGTCAGTTGCATCATCGGGAGCGCCAACTCGTTATCCAGGTTTTCAAACCGCACATGCTTCTCATACCGATAAAATCCACCCAACAAAGTGACGATCAGTATCACAATAATCAGCATGTGCCACAGCTGCAGCCTCCAGCGAATACTGTTAAGGGTCTGAAACATAACTAGTGGATATTCTGCACTCTACCAAACATTAATGAGAATCCTATAGCATTGAAGCCCTGGGTTCCCAGCTTATTCATCTACGGCACACAGGTATTCTGTCCTCAAACTTCCTCTTGTGAATTTTTGTGCCTCTTTGTGGCTAAAAATAGACTTGGAAGATGGGCTGGGATTGCATGTTGTCATTGCATTACGATGTCAGAGACAGAGACTTATTACGACCTTGCAGTAAAGAGCGCGCACGCCGCCGGAGCCATTCTTAGGAAAGGTGCCGGCCTAAGGCACGTCAACATGCAGGATAGCAAAGACGTGAAGCTGAAGGCGGATGTTGAATCCGAAAAGCTGATCCGGGAGCTCCTGAGTCCGACTGGCCTGCCAATCGTTGGTGAGGAAGAAGGTGGTGACGAATCACTGCCCCAGAGCGATGAGCTCTATTGGGTCGTGGACCCGCTGGACGGAACATACAATTACCTTCGTGGCACGCCCTTGTGCTGTGTTTCCATTGGCCTGATGCGTGGCTGGGAGCCCGTCCTCGGTGTCATTTACAACTTCAACAATGACGAAACCTACTCGGCCATGGCCGATGGTCTATTGTTGATCAACAAGGAACCCATCGCACCTGAGTGGCCGGAGAATATCGATCACGCATCCCTCGTAACCGGCTTTCCCGCCGGTCGCGATTACTCGACCGAAGCGTTGACTGCCTTTGTGACCGATATCCAGCGCTTTCAGAAAATCCGCATGATCGGCAGCGCGGCTCTGGCCATCGCCTATGTTGCTTCCGGTAAAGCAGATGCCTACTGCGAAGAATCCATTCGCCTCTGGGATATCGCAGGAGGACTCGCCCTGGCCAAAGCATCCGGCGCCCACTACTCTATCAAGCCAAGCGCCACTCCGGACAAAGCCTTTTCCTGCAACATCTGGATCACCGGCCGGAAAGAATGGCTACCGGCCTGAAGGGCGTCAGGAACCGTCAGCTAGAGAAGCTCTAAACCTAAGAAGGTGCCAAAGCATTGGTTATCCCGGCTGGTCCTGCTCGTATTCTGTGATGGCATCCCCAACTTTGATTGCTCCATCTGATAGAATCTGAGCTCTCAAGCCGCCTTTGTGAACCAAGCCCTTTAATGTCTCTCGATAGGTCTGCTTGGCTAAGTAATTACAGGGCTCGCATAGCCTGATCCCTTTGACTTTCACTTCTCCAATTTGAAATGCTTTATCGACCAGACGGTTAAGATCGACTCCTACAGTGACTAAATTTCGGCGTGCATCCTTCGCCTCGAAGTCCAGGCCAGTCTCTTCTACGAACTCATCAATTTTCTCTTTCTCAATCAGGGTCAGTTCAAAGTCCGGTTTGTGAGGCTCTGGCGTAAACGTGCCTTTCTTTGTAAAATAGCGGTCGCCTTCCAAGCCACGCCCGGCAATCGCATTCACTTGCCGCAGCGAGCACATTGGCTCGTCTGGCGACTTTGAAATTAGAATTTCTGTAATGGTTCCCATGGGTGTTTATTTTTTGTAGAACGTAAAGAACGAGCCCGGCTTCAGCCGTTGTCCCGATCCGACTGGTTAGGTCTTTAGTTTTGTGGATGCCATGGGGCCTCGAATTCTTGATCTGCATCAACAACTGACTGCAGTAGCTTAGGGTAATCGATCTTCTCTCTATTTCCTTGCACGAGCCATTCATTTATATTCTGGAGAGCTTCTATTCTGTAGTTTTCAGCATCTTGGATATTGCCCAGATGCTCTTCAACCATAGCCAACCGGGTTTGGTCAAATGCAAGGCTCTGAAGCTTCCAGAAGGCTGAAATATCTTCTATTGGCGCTTCCTTTGTTTCCTGTATTCCTGTTTCGAGTGCAGCTTTAGCTCTCTGTGGGTCACCTGTCTTATATTCCAGGAAAAGCGAATATTGCCGTTTCACATATTCAGATTCGCCAGCCATGGGGTCATCTTCGTTTTCTTTTGCACATCCAAAGAGGATGATTCCAAGGCCAATCAAGATGAATATGTTAATGGTTTTCATTTTCTTACTAAACGATGAGTTGTCCTCACACGACTTGTTCTATCTTATTCTTTAATTTCTTCTAATCGTGATGCATTAGAATTTCGAGCAAAACTCGACCCAGCTTCAGACTCCAATAAAGGAATAATCTCTGGATCATAGTTGCATATTGTGTTCACTGAATAAAGTCCACCATTCCATTGGTCGTCCACATACTCTTGGCTTTCATCGCCTGACAAAAAACGCCAACCGCTATAAGATGGATCGTCAGGCTCTTCTCTATACATGTAGCCGACTTTACAGCCATCAATAAGGATTCGATCAGTAGCAAAACAGTAGCCCATGTAACTTATTTTTTCTTTTGGAATTAAAAATGGTTTCTTCGTCTTATCTCCGAGACGATGGGCTTCTATCATTTGCTCTTCTTTATTCATTTTTCAAGAGAACGTAGAGAGTAACCGTATTTTGCATTTAGGCGCAGCAAAAGTATCGGCTATCTCGACCGGTTCGCGCCATCCTAACGATCGGCAATGTTAATAGTCTCTAGCGATTACTTCTGCGGCGCATTGCAACGAGCAAAGCGACCGAGCAAATAAAGAGTGCGGTCGTGCCAGGCTCGGGGACACTGGCGACTCGGAATCCAACAAAGTCGGCATCACTGTCAGGCAAGAAGGCAACGAAGGCTTCCGAGTTGATGCTTAAGGTGGTGTTATCAAAGGCACCTCCACGGACCAGACGATTCTTCGTGGGCGAATCATTGGCACCATCCTCTGAGCTCTCGATTAATTCCCAGATGTTTCCCGACATGCCCATGGCTCCGTAGGCGCTCAGGCCACCAGCCAGGTTCACGTCTGCAGGGTTTGTTTGACCGCCATAAACAGCAGTGTTGGCCGAAGTTCCGCTCGCGACTGCGACAGGAAGTGTATTGCTCCCGGTAGCATAGTCCCAGTAGTTGGCGGTCACTCCATCGTTCTGGTGGAACGCTGCCTTATACCATTCGTCTTCGCTGGGTAGAAAGTAGTAGGCATCCTTGTGTCGATATCCATTGGTGCCAGTGAACGCCCCAGTCGTTGCCTGATCACTGACATCCCACAGGCTCATGCTCCAGCCGCCGCTGTAGATCAAATCGTAGGCTGCCTGATAACCCTTGCTCGTATTCAAGAAATTCACGAGTGCGGCCGCCTCATACCAGGTGATATCGGCCGCAGGCTGATTTCCAGTGTGAGCTCCTGCCGTCACATTGGCCAATCCCAGGTTTGTCGCCTTGTTGATGATGTCCTGCGAAATCTCGTAGGTGGCCATCCGGAAGTCGTAGTCAACCCCACCGTAGTCGGTTGAGGAGAACACACCGCCTCCTGCTCCGTTATCGTGACCATTGCCTGCATTGTTTATTGTGACGAAGTCGATGGTGAAGGCGTTGGCACCAGACCCAAAAGTGTCGGCAAGAGCAATTCCGGTGCAAAGGAGTAGACTGGTCGCAAGCACTAGTGGTTTTAGCATATATAAAAAGATAGAGCCATCTCTTGCGGATTGAAAGATAATTGTCGAGTGAGCACACTTGCCTTCAGGCGAGTGCGATGTCTCTAGAATTCTTGATATGTTTTTCAACCACAAACAGGCACAGGAATTCACCAAACAAATTCAAAGTCTCCAGACTTCTCCTTGTTTTTGTGGATTCCCATCACTGATTTTGACTGATTATACTAACCCTTGCTCACTCATGCTCCAAGAGCATCTCATTGATTTTCTCAACTAGGTTTTTCTCAAATACAGGCACATTCACTGCAAATGTACCGTCGGGACTGCTACTGGAACCATAGGCACCTTCGATGCCTGAAAGCCGTATTACTTTTCCATCAATCACTAAACTGGGATATTCGGTGACCCCGAAATCCAAAGCCTCCTGTCGGTGCCCCCCGGAGCTAACATTGACGAACCCGTACCAATATCCATGCTTGGTCAGCAAGTCGCCCCAGGTGTAGATGGTATTGCCTGATCTGTCTGTAATCGAATCCGTTTTATGATCGTAGACGATTTCGATTTTAACATTCCGCTTCAATTGTTCGAGATGTGCTCTTTCCCGTAACTTAGCATCCGAAACAAGCGGAAAAGCCAGAATTTTCCTTTTCGAACCTTGAGAGAGGTTTGCGATAGGCAGTGTGTATTCCCTTCCATTATCGGTTCTTAAAATATCTACTTCGTCTTCCCTTCGCTCTAAAATCTGACATTCAATCGACCTGCCCTTGGTATCTGTAAGAGTGATTTTGGAACTACTCGAACCACCTTGCTTGCAGGCAGCGAGAGCGAAAAAGATACAAGAGATTATGACTAATAAAATTGGGTTTTTCATTTTCTGATAACATTAGAGCCAGCAACCATGGTTGCATTCGACAAGAGCTGTGTAATTCATAGGCATTCGCATAGCAAGTTCAGTCGTGCACTCCAGCCGGATGTTTTACGCCTCAAGATATCAACGAGGCTGGGTTCAACGGCAAATCCACTGGATGGAGAGACGAAGCGCAACAGCGCGGAGATGGTGCACCGCAGGTGTGCCCGAAGGGATACTCACGCGGGTGCCCTTTGGGCAGAATGAGCAGCAAACCGTTTGGCAATGCACTCTGATGATAAGTCTTAAGTTGCAAAGCGCGCCCGCTTGGACTGAAAAGCTGAGTTCGCGTTTTTAAATATGGCACCAAACGTGCCAGGGTTCTGCCGTTGGACTTAGTAACACTTATATTCAAGGCACAAACATTGGCGGTTGGAGGCTTTATCTATGGCCGAATTGCGGCAAAGGTTCAAAATTCCACCAAGCGGAAGATTCTGTATCCCAAAATACAAATGTATTCTGAGTCGCGTCGAAGGCAAAGCCTTCCCCGAGCGTGTCAGACATCCAAAACCAAGACTGGACATTAGCTAGAAAGAGCCAGGCGCTACGAATACTATTATCTTCAACGTTTGCATAAACCCAACCATAATCGAGATGGAAAATCCAATCAGGCCCAGTCATGTTGTATAATCCAAACCAATCGCTCCAATACCAATCATTTCCAAGTTCGATTACCCCTTCGTATAAGTAGAAATTAGCCAAATCAAATTCAAAGGTAGCATGCACGCTCATATTTGAGTATATAAAAAATTCTTTAGGCGAATCCAAACCATCAAGATCTCCGCTCCAGCCAGAAAAGACATAACCGCGATCTGCAAGCGCATATACTCTACCATACTCTCCATAAATGTATGC
The Rubellicoccus peritrichatus DNA segment above includes these coding regions:
- a CDS encoding DUF2185 domain-containing protein; translation: MNKEEQMIEAHRLGDKTKKPFLIPKEKISYMGYCFATDRILIDGCKVGYMYREEPDDPSYSGWRFLSGDESQEYVDDQWNGGLYSVNTICNYDPEIIPLLESEAGSSFARNSNASRLEEIKE
- the eboE gene encoding metabolite traffic protein EboE is translated as MRLAHDSHLAYCTNIHRGEDWKETFAGLERYTLEVRQQVCPADSPYAIGLRLSAKAAKELSDPTTLLQFQRWLEKHNCYVFTINGFPYGSFHDTRVKEQVYAPDWQTTERLHYTNQLFEILAQLLPSGVSGSVSTVPCSFKDFIDNSAQVDAIRKNLISCVDHIAKLSERHGCDLHLGLEPEPLGFLETTEEALNFFETIHRAAPNSDLIRQHLGINYDTCHMAIQYEEPRVSLNLLRAHDIRLSKLHLSSALKVKPTPTVQTRLADFIDTVYLHQVVARSSDGNLTRYTDLDQALDSARDQTEADEEWRIHFHVPLHTKPDGELRTTKDHLLGVLDALAEDPSMCSHLEFETYTWEVLPAAMKTPNVVSQLTAEYDWCLNALAERGLNQYSIPE
- a CDS encoding sensor histidine kinase codes for the protein MFQTLNSIRWRLQLWHMLIIVILIVTLLGGFYRYEKHVRFENLDNELALPMMQLTGHYFVPPRPGSRSKANDLTADWRIIPSDGGRLKGNEQIAERELQHLRDEGFYALCWSRSEGLLLKTPNAPDIFERPKVDRDQLRPFARTIGDRREMIYSNRKGNVIVIGCSIVSFEASLAGFRNQLIGVGVVAFISSILLGWYFNTRAMRPIHAMSKTARVIADGDLSERIDLGNESNELGQLGDTLNETFDRLEGALKRQMQVTADASHEIRTPLTIILNELSWALEKERSLEDYVDSMTTCQTTARHMRSLIESLLQLAEINSGTATLEMKSVPLDQLTSETVEILRPIADQREVKLSVETKPLKALGDATKIRQVIINLVSNAIQHTPTGSAVEVSVQQSDATQAIVVRDNGSGIDDMSIPFIFDRFYRSGKGEKKSKGSGLGLAISKAIAVAHGGDLTVVSEKDRGSVFIFTLPQAA
- a CDS encoding 3-dehydroquinate synthase, with product MMKARQIEKQLLVPYQHRVYFTQDVFEPENTLLASLLTESTEGEATRVYVAVDEQLREHDSAFQDKVHAYFNNFREKIDCCGYSEYPGGEILKNDLRYLKDLYHEIEQAKLCRHSYLIGIGGGALLDMTGFAAATAHRGIRHLRLPTTSLSQGDGGVGVKNGVNYLGKKNFIGTFMPPHAVVNDLNFLKTLSNNQMRDGYIEAVKVALIRDGAFFDLIESRAELLINRDPDTISWIIEKSAQHHVDHIAQSGDPFELKSARPLDFGHWVAHKLETMSAFKISHGEAVAIGMAVDVLYSQKIGHLAKKQASRIINLIEQLGFKTYSPELLTVSEQGRNLILEGLDEFREHLGGQLTISLLNDIGDSFETHEMIPKVILECIEGLRDRNASRPHPES
- a CDS encoding alkaline phosphatase family protein: MKRSAIINVVGLTRSLIGAHTPAIKGFLEKHSCQVIKPAFPAVTCTAQSTYLTGKQPNEHGIVGNAWYDREYDELRFWKQSNRLVQQPKLWEDIREEVPEFTCAKLFWWYNMYSSADYSITPRPMYPADGRKVFDIYTQPMGLRESIKQDLGEFPFPYFWGPMAGIESSAWIAKSAQWVETKYQPTLNLIYLPHLDYNLQRLGPNHPDIAKDLKEIDRVVGELLDFFTAHDIEVTLLSEYGITEVDQPIHLNRVFRKNGWITIKDELGLEQLDFGASKVFALADHQVAHIYVNDKSILSQVRQQIEQTDGVDQVLDAEAKTKYGIDHSRAGDLIAIAKPHAWFTYYYWEDDALAPDFARCVDIHRKAGYDPVELFIDPKLSLPKLKVAKFLLKKKLGFRALMDVIPLDASLVRGSHGRIPENENDWPVLIGPQVSEGNQPINATKVYSKLKASILS
- a CDS encoding MOSC domain-containing protein is translated as MGTITEILISKSPDEPMCSLRQVNAIAGRGLEGDRYFTKKGTFTPEPHKPDFELTLIEKEKIDEFVEETGLDFEAKDARRNLVTVGVDLNRLVDKAFQIGEVKVKGIRLCEPCNYLAKQTYRETLKGLVHKGGLRAQILSDGAIKVGDAITEYEQDQPG
- a CDS encoding UbiA family prenyltransferase encodes the protein MNVFEVHLRLARASNLPTVWSNVLCAAILVGVTDPQTLTLLFIASSMLYTGGMYLNDWCDAAFDSKHRPERPIPSNQISRNAVLACSVGWLGGGFLLGLLLNPQAIIWAAALVVFIVWYDINHKQNRMSPLIMAACRASLYPWTATICIGHTPAIVWLSAGAIFCYVVGLSYVARGIKSSKALLIASLIALSVPVILYLPAPFIQTDTWIWLTMAIFILWTIYSLLGLWRKPPNIDFTISGLLAGIIWVDLHSVATMGSFDLVIGFIFLAFFIMTILMQRRIPAT
- a CDS encoding formylglycine-generating enzyme family protein, whose product is MLKPLVLATSLLLCTGIALADTFGSGANAFTIDFVTINNAGNGHDNGAGGGVFSSTDYGGVDYDFRMATYEISQDIINKATNLGLANVTAGAHTGNQPAADITWYEAAALVNFLNTSKGYQAAYDLIYSGGWSMSLWDVSDQATTGAFTGTNGYRHKDAYYFLPSEDEWYKAAFHQNDGVTANYWDYATGSNTLPVAVASGTSANTAVYGGQTNPADVNLAGGLSAYGAMGMSGNIWELIESSEDGANDSPTKNRLVRGGAFDNTTLSINSEAFVAFLPDSDADFVGFRVASVPEPGTTALFICSVALLVAMRRRSNR
- a CDS encoding TatD family hydrolase yields the protein MRYIEPHAHMVSRTTDDYQSLVLAGCKAVCEPAFWAGFDRSSAQGFYDYFCQLTEYEPRRAAKFHLKHYSWICINPKEAEDPEFAREVIALIPEFLKKDNVLGVGEIGLNKNSVNEVKIFEEQVQLAVDHNQLILVHTPHLEDKFKGTRLIIDMLQRHPGVDPGRVLIDHVEEHTVKMVLDLGFWAGITLYPESKCTPPRAVDMLEQYGSTDRIWMNSACDWGVSDPLALPKAIFELRKRGFDDDTIDRFVYRNPVNFLKQCPKFRLTI
- a CDS encoding inositol monophosphatase family protein, with translation MSETETYYDLAVKSAHAAGAILRKGAGLRHVNMQDSKDVKLKADVESEKLIRELLSPTGLPIVGEEEGGDESLPQSDELYWVVDPLDGTYNYLRGTPLCCVSIGLMRGWEPVLGVIYNFNNDETYSAMADGLLLINKEPIAPEWPENIDHASLVTGFPAGRDYSTEALTAFVTDIQRFQKIRMIGSAALAIAYVASGKADAYCEESIRLWDIAGGLALAKASGAHYSIKPSATPDKAFSCNIWITGRKEWLPA